TGGTAACGGATATTTCTAACGTGACACGGATTGAATAAGAGGAAACAGCATGCCTCATTCatacatttcttatttttatttaactcctTAGAACATCATTTTCTATGTTAGCCGTTATCACAAGCTAGAAACTCCTGCGTTTTTCCTAATTGGCGGTTAGTTTTAATGCCCATATATGGTCAGGAAACCACACAGGGTTAATATGGTAAagtgtaaatgaaaaatgaatgaaaatgggtgaaatgcgGCATAAATACAGTAGGTGtaaaaactgacaaactaaaataggtgaaaagtgacagaaagaagtgggaaaaattgtcaaaagaCAGAACAGAAAGTTCTTTGTTTAGGTGTAAAAAACGTTAGTCCAGTGAATTTCTCATCAGGGCAGCTTGTTAATTACAGGTGGGCTTGAAATCTTCAGGTGACAACTGTATGATTTGCTTAGCCTGGAGTTTTCTGTAACTGACAAGCACTCCTCACCTATTCACTAAACATAGTGCGGTACAATTATTTGGGGGTCCTCCTCTGGAAAAGTTTGAGTGCTCAGCATGTAAACTATTTCAATCTTGTGCACATTTCATACAGCTGTcaaaaagtttacattttgagaTTACATTTTGATCACAACAAATTTCTGAATTTTTGTAGTAAATCAATTAATCACATCCTATTTAATCTATCGCTGGGGGTGCACAATATTGgaaattttaaatacatttttcaatatttttaatatatttaaaattgaCTTCAGACCTGAAACTTTATTCCTTTaaaagacacacacatacaattAAAGTTTGAGGAAGACCAAATTAACAAATTCAGTCCttagaaaacaatttaaagtgtCAGGAATGATGATGAGAAAAgcaaagacttcagctgatgctGAACACATTTGAATTATCGTTGCCTCAGTTCATTGACCTTGCCTCAACAACAGGATGCTAACTACATTTATCTCTCTggttttaaaacagatttcactATTCACACATTCTAAACTGAGGGGACTTACTAAaatgtctgcatgtgtttttcatgcCTGCTTTGAatggaagaggaggaagactATTTCACAGCAGAAGCAGCCAACATGTACCCTGCATGCAGCAGTGAGTTTTAACTCTAAGTTGAAGGTACATTTTGTGTTTGACTCATAACAGTTAAATTATTATCAGATCATTGAAAGATGCATGCTCTGGGTGATAGATTGAATGCGTCTCAACAAGATCTAGCTTAATGTTAGATTTTAAACACCACTTAATTCTTCccttgtttgttttaactttaaGCTTTGCATTGCTGTCAGATTGGTGTGGATCTAGTTTCACTGCTGGGCCCCTAACAGACCTCTATGTGGAAGATTCCCAGGGATGCTGCTCCTGACTAGCCAACAGAGTGCTTTCTCATAGCTGCCTGAACTGAAAGCCCATCTTATACTCATGCACTGATGCATATTTACAATCCGCTGGTTGTTGGTAACAAAGCTAAAACCCTAAACATCCACCGCCCCATCCCTGTAATAACCCATGTGCCTCTGgaaaccaaaatgaaaacaaaaaaagaaaaacaaagagatgaGGCCTCAAAGCAAATCCATACATCAACCCATGGACCATGGACCTCTGTTTACAGGCACACATAAGGAAGACCTTCACTCACTAGGCAGAGAAATGGCCTCCAACCCAATGACCCCAACCTCTGCCACTCTTCGACATAAACATGAGGGGAAAACTGAAAGTAGCAGTAGGACCTTGGACTGGTTATTAAAATATGTAAGGCCCCTCGATGATGGCTCTTCACTGAAGAcatctacatttttaaacagtgctAGCTGTGATGATGGTAGGTTGAATGGCTCTGATAACAGAGAACATAATACGCAGTACATTCCAGGGTTGGGTGACTATGACTTTCCAGCCTCAGATGAGCCAGACACCTCTACAGAAACCCGTAAACCCAAGTTCACCCCTGAACAAACTGCTAGAATCCTTCTGCACTTTGGGCTTGAGAGAGAAGATTTGGAGGTTCTCATCTCGTACCCCGAAGACCAGATTACCCATGCTAACTTGCCAGTCATCTTGGACCACCTGCACcttcagaagaaaaagaaagcaacCACAGAGGTTCAGTCAGAACCCTGCCTTGAACCACAACCCAACAGAACAGTGAGTGGCCCTGACATTCATAATCGGAATAGTTCTGGTAGGGCAGTCATGCAACTAGAGAAAACTTCGAAAACTACGAACTACCTTCGTACCGGCGAAGGTTCTGCAAGGGTTGAGGATGATGTTGGAAGGACGAGCAACAGTGGGAGTGGAAAAATGTTTGAGAGTCAAGAACCACTGCCAAAAAGGACTACAGAGTTTAAAAGTAGCGCTGTTGGTCCTTCAAATAAGCAGTTGAGTTCCTTTTACAGTCTTAGCTCTTTGTACAGTCCAGTACTTTGTCCTGCTTATCCAAGGAAtgatcaaacaaaaaaattactgGTCCAACCAAAACAATATTTCCAAGATATCCTCTGCTCTTCCTCTCAGCCAATGAAAGACACGAGTTTTCTCGATTCTGAGACCCCCAAACCTGTTCCTTTAGATCAGTCCTGGTCAGCATTTATAACCCAACCACCCGTCATTCACGCCCATGGTATGCATCATCACCAAACTGACCTTGGACCCTTTGGTAGTAATGACACCAGTGGCACAAACGATCCTAGTGAAGTAATCCCTGTTGAAAGTTCTATGAAGCAGAAGGGAAACCAGAGGGAACAACTGCAGCAGCAATCAGTGCAGCACACCTCAAATCCAATAAAACTGTTAACTTTACTCAAAAAGACAACGGGTAAAAGTGCAGTCTTCAAGGATAAGTCAGCACCAGAGATGGTATCTGACCGTGCTGCTACCCCATCAAACAACTCTCCTCGCACCTGTGTTCTGTGTACCAAAGAATGTACTGATACAAAGGTGAGTACAACACTGATTGTTGTTGTCTTCTTCTAAATATTGTgcatttcaaacacattttgataTAATTTTAGCACTCttatttgaatttgatgctttccaaaaactaatattttacaacaaatagtagtgttgtactcaagaccacactatctgagaccaggacttgccagagaccagagtacaccaagacttttgggggtcaagaccaagacaagaccaagaccataaaaatcaatttaaaaaaatgataaggTTTAACAgctaaagagcattctctctttaattttagctttctttttcataaatctgacagataaaaacacggtgtctgcaactctttcaaggCAAATttcaaaaatctcaaatcttaacaattTTGTTTAActaactaaaaaataaatcattatatttaaaagccactgacagaTCTGgaatgattttaaatatctgaaaatgagatgttaatctagatttgtcaggtgaatgagccCTAAATTAAGTGTTTAGAGGTATttttgactagaaataagatagCTTGATGTCCAAgttaatgaagtcaaagagtAGCaaatcagtgctggtctcgactggtcttgatggaaaatcctgagtccagCCAGTCCAGGACTGAGTAATATGCTCTCGAGTgtaagacaagaccaagacattcaaaatgtggtcttgagaccggtctcaagagcAAGATcgttctcgagtactacaacactaccaACTAGTTAGAAGCCACAAACATTCAGCTGTATGTTGTTACAAATTGAGGTTGTAGTGTTTCATTTAAACAGGATTGGTCACATTTGAAATGGTCACCAGGGTTCTGGTAAAATCTACAGAACTTGTGCACCATAGGTTTAtggaagtttttcaaatttGGTTCAATACTTGTAATAACTGTTTCCCATTTATTTATCAATTCCCTCATTTAATTTCTATAATTAATTTCATATGTAACAGACTTCATAATCCACAAAAACAGTTAACTGTCACAGTATAACACCAACTTGGTAAAGCTTATGGTGGAAATTtctaaaaagacaataaaattaaGACACATTTTCTATCCAGGCTTTAGATATCAGAAGGTAGTCTATTCATGAATATGAATTATGAGCCCTTGAGTAAAATGTGTACTCATGAGTGTTGGGGTTCAGTAAGCCCCGAATGTCAGTCAATGCCAACGTATTTTTAAATTCCTCAAAACCTCGGCATTACCCAGCCTGTATAACACAGCACCAGTGTCTTTTTTTCAGGCTCTTAACTGAGTCATACAAAGCATCAAATCAAGAGTCGAATGAGTCCCACTCCGTGGGATTTAAAAGAAGAGATATCAGACAGTTTGACTTGAGAGACTCCACACATCACTAGCTACGATGCCCATATTTTGCAACCAGACGTTTTCTAAAGCTTTTGTATTGCTGAATGAATTAAGTGTCAATTGTCACTCAGAAATTTTCAGTTGAGATTGTGAAGGGTTTTTTGGAGGGAGTGGGGGGccttttttggcttttatgcAGATAGGATTGATGAAGAGAGATAGGAAATATAGGGATAGAGGGAGGGGgaaaacatgcaccaaacagtgctgaGACCGTGAATCAGTCCTATGACTAGGGCCATGGCATCTGTACATGGGTGCTTCTTCTACCACTGAACTAAACCACTGCCAGGAAGGTTATGTTCATCTTGATGCTGGAGATGCCCATCTTGATGTTGTGTCTCTGTCCTGACTTCTAGGAGTGGATCTCCCACCTGAGCAGCTACCTTCACCTTGAAAACTTAAGACTTTTCAGAAAACAGTGagtcttttttccatttatctATTTGGGAATTTGTTAATGGTCCCCTTATACCGAAAACCTTACCAACTCTTAAAAACCTCCTTCCTTGGCATATATGTAGAGTGTCTGttttgattgttgttgtttttttccacagataCACCAATTGGGATGGTGAAACCAACCCTGAACCTAGGTAAAATtcttaacattttaactttcaTATCAGTGAGAATCTATCCCTTACTTCCATTTGGATATCTGGTGGGTTTAGGCAACAACTTTTCTATTCTATTATTCTTTTCAGACCTGTAGCTGAATATGCCAAACCCCATTCCTCAGCCTCTTCCAAGAAAACCAGCCACTTCCATTCAAGATCCCTCAGGCCCCATAGTCAGCATGGCCCAA
This genomic stretch from Cheilinus undulatus linkage group 22, ASM1832078v1, whole genome shotgun sequence harbors:
- the LOC121504232 gene encoding zinc finger protein 638-like, coding for MRPQSKSIHQPMDHGPLFTGTHKEDLHSLGREMASNPMTPTSATLRHKHEGKTESSSRTLDWLLKYVRPLDDGSSLKTSTFLNSASCDDGRLNGSDNREHNTQYIPGLGDYDFPASDEPDTSTETRKPKFTPEQTARILLHFGLEREDLEVLISYPEDQITHANLPVILDHLHLQKKKKATTEVQSEPCLEPQPNRTVSGPDIHNRNSSGRAVMQLEKTSKTTNYLRTGEGSARVEDDVGRTSNSGSGKMFESQEPLPKRTTEFKSSAVGPSNKQLSSFYSLSSLYSPVLCPAYPRNDQTKKLLVQPKQYFQDILCSSSQPMKDTSFLDSETPKPVPLDQSWSAFITQPPVIHAHGMHHHQTDLGPFGSNDTSGTNDPSEVIPVESSMKQKGNQREQLQQQSVQHTSNPIKLLTLLKKTTGKSAVFKDKSAPEMVSDRAATPSNNSPRTCVLCTKECTDTKEWISHLSSYLHLENLRLFRKQYTNWDGETNPEPRPVAEYAKPHSSASSKKTSHFHSRSLRPHSQHGPKGRLDRCRSRSDSPLSTRNNCRSRSQSSERQSSPRRRVDRRSLRGDLDRQKRSSPQQKRPNRLSNKLQTIRLGNRPCSKPLSPHHHGRMRRRHRRRSQSPPSPRYNHRHDSPAFYSNRSHSQSPERWSSQRRVIESESQSPPRRNRRSRETSPPKPKGSNSTQTLLQSDLEDVIKTAAPSFLAELAKMALWSSSSSISTGEKQLPSLPADYRLPELKPINPLCEEFVVPAYFCNLCFVYCHESNAKELHCSSQTHLDNLQMNQDLQRTNIKL